One genomic region from Syngnathus typhle isolate RoL2023-S1 ecotype Sweden linkage group LG17, RoL_Styp_1.0, whole genome shotgun sequence encodes:
- the col1a1a gene encoding collagen, type I, alpha 1a, giving the protein MFSFVDLRLALLLSAAALLVRAQGEDDSTGGSCTLDGRVFSDRDVWKPEPCQICVCDSGTVMCDEVICEDTSDCPNPVIPHDECCPICPDEGYQGQSQVEGPKGDRGPKGERGPVGPAGNDGINGQPGMPGPPGPPGPPGLGGNFSPQMSHGYDKSPVSPIPGPKGPMGPRGSPGSPGPSGPQGFTGPPGESGEAGPAGPMGPRGAPGPAGKNGEDGESGKPGRNGERGPPGAQGARGFPGTPGLPGVKGHRGFSGLDGAKGDSGPAGPKGETGAAGENGTPGAMGARGLPGERGRAGAAGAAGARGNDGAAGAAGPPGATGPAGPPGFPGGPGAKGEAGAQGPRGLDGVSGARGEPGNPGPAGVAGPSGNSGADGAPGAKGLPGAAGVVGAPGFPGPRGPPGPSGAAGAPGPKGNTGEAGAPGSKGEHGAKGDAGAPGAQGPAGPSGEEGKRGARGEPGPVGARGVPGERGGTGGRGFPGSDGAAGPRGATGERGAPGIAGPKGSTGEAGRTGEPGLPGAKGMTGSPGSPGPDGKMGATGAPGQDGRPGPPGAVGARGQPGVMGFPGAKGAAGDAGKPGERGVMGPTGPVGAPGKDGELGAQGPAGPNGPAGERGEAGPAGPPGFQGLPGPQGATGESGKSGEQGVPGEAGPSGPSGARGDRGFPGERGAPGAVGPTGSRGSPGSAGNEGAKGDAGAPGAPGAQGPPGLQGMPGERGAGGLPGLRGNRGEQGAKGADGAPGKDGPRGMGGAIGLPGPAGATGDKGETGPAGPVGPAGARGAPGERGEAGAPGPAGFAGPPGADGLAGAKGEAGNNGAKGDAGPPGPSGPTGAPGPQGPVGNSGPKGARGPAGAPGATGFPGAAGRIGPPGPSGVAGPPGAAGPSGKEGPKGNRGDTGAAGRTGEVGAAGAPGPSGEKGSPGADGAPGPAGIPGPQGLSGQRGIVGLSGMRGAVGMTGLPGPAGEPGKQGHAGPAGERGPPGPSGPPGLAGPAGETGREGSPGNEGSAGRDGAAGPKGDRGESGPAGAPGAPGPPGAPGPVGPAGKNGDRGDTGPAGAAGPAGPAGPRGPAGAVGLRGDKGENGEAGERGMKGHRGFTGMQGAPGPAGHAGEAGPAGVAGPAGPRGPAGSAGSAGKDGMTGLPGPSGPPGPRGRNGEMGPSGPPGPPGPPGAPGAPGGGFDLGFIAQPQEKSHDPFHLYRADDANVVRDRDLEVDSTLKTLSQQIEQIRSPDGTRKNPARTCRDLKMCHPDWKSGEYWIDPDQGCNQDAIKVFCNMETGETCVAPTQREVAMKNWYISKNIKEKKHVWFGEAMNEGFQFEYGSEGSLPEDVNIQMTFLRLMSTEASQNITYNCKNSISYMDAATGNLKKALILQGSNEIEIRAEGNSRFTYSVLEDGCTSHTGAWGKTVIEYKTTKTSRLPIIDIAPMDVGAPDQEFGLEVGPVCFL; this is encoded by the exons ATGTTCAGCTTTGTGGATTTGCGGCTGGCGCTGCTGCTCAGCGCAGCGGCGCTCTTGGTGAGGGCCCAGGGCGAGGACGACA GCACGGGCGGAAGCTGCACCCTTGACGGGCGGGTGTTTTCGGACCGTGACGTATGGAAACCAGAGCCATGCCAGATCTGCGTGTGCGACAGCGGCACCGTGATGTGCGATGAGGTTATCTGCGAGGACACAAGTGACTGCCCCAACCCCGTCATTCCCCATGACGAGTGCTGCCCCATCTGCCCCGACGAAG GCTACCAGGGTCAATCTCAGGTCGAG GGACCCAAGGGAGACCGTGGACCCAAGGGAGAAAGA GGTCCCGTTGGTCCCGCTGGTAACGATGGTATCAACGGCCAGCCCGGTATGCCCGGACCTCCCGGCCCCCCTGGACCCCCCGGCCTCGGTGGA AACTTCTCCCCTCAGATGTCTCACGGCTATGATAAGTCTCCCGTCTCTCCCATCCCTGGACCCAAG GGCCCAATGGGACCCCGTGGATCCCCTGGATCCCCTGGTCCTAGC GGCCCTCAGGGATTCACTGGTCCCCCTGGTGAGTCTGGAGAGGCCGGACCTGCT GGACCTATGGGACCCCGCGGAGCCCCTGGCCCCGCTGGCAAGAACGGAGAGGAC GGTGAATCTGGCAAACCAGGTCGTAATGGTGAGCGTGGACCCCCTGGAGCTCAG GGAGCTCGCGGTTTCCCAGGAACCCCCGGTCTGCCCGGTGTCAAGGGACACAGA GGATTCAGCGGTCTGGATGGTGCCAAGGGAGACAGTGGCCCTGCTGGACCTAAG GGAGAGACTGGAGCCGCTGGTGAGAACGGAACCCCCGGAGCTATG GGAGCCCGTGGTCTGCCTGGCGAGAGAGGCCGTGCTggtgctgctggagctgct GGTGCTCGTGGTAACGATGGTGCCGCTGGTGCTGCCGGACCTCCC GGTGCCACTGGCCCCGCTGGACCTCCTGGATTCCCCGGTGGCCCTGGAGCCAAG GGAGAGGCTGGAGCTCAAGGACCCCGTGGACTTGATGGCGTCTCTGGAGCCCGTGGTGAGCCCGGTAACCCTGGACCCGCTGGTGTTGCCGGACCTTCT GGCAACTCCGGAGCTGATGGAGCTCCTGGAGCTAAGGGACTTCCT GGTGCTGCTGGAGTTGTTGGAGCTCCCGGTTTCCCCGGACCCCGTGGACCTCCAGGACCTTCTGGTGCTGCTGGTGCCCCCGGACCCAAGGGTAACACT GGTGAGGCTGGTGCCCCTGGATCCAAGGGAGAGCATGGTGCCAAGGGAGACGCT GGTGCCCCAGGAGCTCAAGGACCTGCTGGACCTTCCGGTGAGGAGGGCAAGAGAGGAGCCAGAGGAGAGCCCGGTCCCGTTGGAGCCCGTGGAGTTCCTGGCGAGCGT GGTGGCACTGGCGGCCGTGGTTTCCCCGGTTCTGATGGTGCTGCTGGACCCAGA GGTGCTACTGGTGAGCGTGGTGCTCCCGGTATTGCTGGACCTAAAGGATCTACTGGTGAGGCCGGTCGCACTGGCGAGCCTGGTTTGCCCGGAGCTAAG GGTATGACCGGTAGCCCTGGCAGCCCTGGACCCGATGGCAAGATGGGAGCTACT GGTGCCCCTGGACAAGATGGCCGCCCCGGACCCCCTGGCGCTGTTGGAGCTAGAGGCCAGCCCGGAGTCATGGGATTCCCCGGAGCCAAGGGAGCCGCT GGTGATGCTGGAAAGCCTGGCGAGAGAGGAGTGATGGGACCTACCGGCCCAGTT GGTGCCCCAGGAAAGGACGGTGAGCTTGGTGCTCAGGGACCTGCTGGACCTAAC GGACCTGCTGGTGAGAGAGGAGAGGCAGGACCTGCTGGTCCTCCAGGATTCCAGGGACTTCCCGGACCCCAAGGTGCCACTGGTGAGAGTGGCAAATCCGGAGAGCAG GGTGTGCCCGGAGAGGCTGGACCCTCAGGACCTTCTGGTGCTAGA GGCGATAGAGGTTTCCCCGGCGAGCGTGGTGCCCCTGGTGCCGTCGGACCCACCGGTTCCCGTGGATCTCCCGGATCTGCCGGAAACGAGGGTGCTAAG GGAGATGCTGGAGCACCCGGTGCTCCCGGAGCTCAGGGCCCACCTGGACTGCAAGGAATGCCTGGTGAGCGTGGTGCCGGTGGTCTTCCAGGACTGAGAGGAAATAGA GGAGAGCAAGGAGCTAAGGGCGCTGATGGTGCACCTGGCAAGGATGGTCCTCGTGGAATGGGTGGTGCTATTGGACTTCCCGGCCCTGCTGGAGCTACCGGAGACAAGGGAGAGACTGGCCCCGCTGGACCTGTTGGACCTGCTGGAGCCCGTGGAGCCCCT GGTGAGCGCGGAGAGGCTGGAGCCCCTGGACCTGCCGGATTTGCTGGACCTCCT GGTGCTGATGGTCTTGCTGGTGCTAAGGGAGAGGCTGGTAACAATGGTGCTAAGGGTGATGCTGGTCCTCCTGGTCCTTCTGGACCTACTGGTGCCCCCGGACCCCAG GGTCCCGTTGGAAACTCTGGTCCCAAGGGAGCTCGTGGACCTGCTGGAGCTCCT GGTGCTACTGGCTTCCCTGGTGCTGCTGGCAGAATTGGACCTCCTGGCCCCTCT GGTGTTGCTGGACCTCCTGGGGCTGCTGGACCCAGTGGAAAGGAAGGACCCAAAGGAAACCGTGGTGACACCGGAGCTGCTGGTCGCACTGGTGAGGTTGGAGCTGCTGGAGCCCCTGGACCTTCTGGTGAGAAGGGTAGCCCTGGTGCCGATGGTGCTCCT GGTCCTGCTGGTATTCCTGGACCTCAGGGACTCAGTGGACAGCGTGGTATTGTCGGTCTGTCTGGAATGAGGGGAGCGGTCGGTATGACTGGACTGCCTGGACCTGCT GGTGAGCCCGGAAAGCAGGGACATGCTGGCCCCGCTGGTGAGCGTGGACCTCCTGGACCCTCAGGACCCCCTGGACTGGCTGGACCCGCTGGCGAGACCGGACGTGAG GGTTCCCCTGGTAATGAGGGATCTGCTGGCCGTGATGGAGCTGCTGGCCCCAAG GGAGACCGTGGAGAGTCTGGCCCCGCTGGAGCTCCTGGCGCCCCCGGACCCCCTGGTGCCCCTGGACCCGTCGGACCTGCTGGAAAGAATGGCGACCGTGGAGACACC GGACCTGCTGGGGCTGCTGGGCCTGCTGGTCCTGCTGGACCTCGTGGCCCCGCT GGAGCCGTTGGACTTCGTGGAGACAAGGGAGAAAATGGCGAGGCTGGCGAGAGAGGCATGAAGGGACACAGAGGATTCACTGGCATGCAGGGAGCTCCTGGACCCGCC GGTCATGCTGGAGAGGCCGGACCTGCTGGTGTTGCTGGACCCGCTGGACCCAGA GGACCCGCTGGATCTGCTGGTTCTGCTGGTAAGGATGGTATGACTGGCCTTCCTGGTCCCTCCGGACCTCCTGGACCTCGTGGACGCAATGGAGAGATGGGACCTTCT GGTCCTCCCGGACCTCCCGGACCCCCCGGAGCACCAGGCGCCCCTGGCGGTGGATTTGACCTCGGTTTCATTGCCCAGCCCCAGGAGAAGAGTCACGATCCCTTCCACTTGTACCGCGCTGATGACGCTAACGTTGTCCGTGACCGCGACCTGGAGGTTGACAGCACTCTGAAGACCCTGAGCCAGCAGATCGAGCAGATCCGCAGCCCAGACGGCACCCGCAAGAACCCTGCTAGAACCTGCCGTGACCTCAAGATGTGCCACCCAGACTGGAAGAGCG GAGAGTACTGGATTGATCCCGACCAGGGCTGCAACCAGGATGCCATCAAGGTCTTCTGCAACATGGAGACTGGAGAGACCTGTGTCGCCCCAACTCAGCGTGAGGTCGCCATGAAGAACTGGTACATCAGCAAGAACATCAAGGAGAAGAAGCACGTCTGGTTCGGAGAGGCCATGAACGAGGGCTTCCAG TTCGAGTACGGAAGCGAGGGCTCTCTGCCCGAGGATGTCAACATCCAGATGACCTTCCTGCGTCTCATGTCAACTGAGGCTTCCCAGAACATCACATACAACTGCAAGAACAGCATCTCCTACATGGATGCCGCCACTGGCAACCTGAAGAAGGCT